A single window of Lutzomyia longipalpis isolate SR_M1_2022 chromosome 1, ASM2433408v1 DNA harbors:
- the LOC129796118 gene encoding cytochrome P450 6a22-like: MFWTLFGIILGCFLGGFLRLIKRLRYWNERGVPYIEANLNFTKNPVTSFVTDYVELKKKAGKFPFIGIYDYTVPMAMVTDLDFAKKVLVKDFAYFRDRVDYSNIKEDPLSGGLIFTNGEEWRMCRRKINKIFTSNNVKIFHTPMVDAAMEFHKHMAEHLDGDTDASDLIHRQTVEICGRIFFGTTFSSIQDQEEFRSLLGEIKKLTNNVLMFFFFATWFPTLCRFFKIKVANATHAKLYTNHMEKSLQQVAENVSEEITMAGLFVKNQQSGNLTFNETIGFFYTFYGAQFDFIKNTLIYVMYELALNQEIQNRAREVISEKLDKFDGEWSFDACLEMNYIDQIIYETLRKYPILHILTRICRQDYAVEGTSFTIEKGTRMVIPVYKIHHDPEIYPDPEKFIPERFTKDAIEARHSCAWLPFGDGPRVCIGKRFAIMQIRNQLMSFISTYRFCISPKMKEPLQFEKFGLHLPTNTMWLTFERI; the protein is encoded by the exons ATGTTCTGGACTCTTTTTGGGATTATCCTGGGATGTttccttggaggatttttgagattgataaaGAGATTGAGGTACTGGAACGAACGAGGTGTACCCTACATTGAAGCAAATTtaaactttacaaaaaatccGGTAACATCTTTTGTGACTGACTACGTGGAACTTAAGAAAAAAGCAggaaagtttccttttatTGGAATCTACGACTATACAGTACCAATGGCCATGGTAACTGATTTGGATTTCGCAAAGAAAGTCCTTGTGAAGGATTTCGCGTATTTTAGAGATCGAGTTgattattcaaatattaagGAAGATCCTCTATCAGGAGGACTTATTTTTACAAATGGTGAAGAATGGAGGATGTGcaggaggaaaattaataaaattttcacgtcAAACAATGTTAAAATATTCCACACCCCAATGGTGGATGCTGCAATGGAATTCCACAAACATATGGCAGAACATCTGGACGGAGATACTGATGCTAGTGATCTTATTCATCGTCAAACTGTGGAAATTTGTGgaaggattttctttgggACGACTTTCTCATCAATACAGGATCAAGAGGAATTTCGGAGCCTTTTAGgcgaaattaaaaaattgacgaATAATGTcttgatgtttttcttttttgcaactTGGTTTCCAACCCTgtgtagattttttaaaattaaagttgcAAATGCCACACATGCAAAACTATACACAAACCACATGGAAAAAAGTCTGCAACAGGTAGCGGAAAATGTCTCAGAAGAAATAACTATGGCAGgattatttgtgaaaaatcaacaatcGGGAAATTTAACATTCAACGAAACAATTGGATTCTTTTATACTTTCTATGGTgctcaatttgattttataaaaaacaCTCTAATCTATGTAATGTACGAATTGGCACTGAATCAGGAGATTCAAAATCGTGCTAGGGAAGTCATTTCGGAAAAACTTGACAAATTTGATGGTGAATGGAGCTTTGATGCGTGCTTGGAAATGAATTACATTGATCAAATTATCTATG AAACCCTCCGGAAGTATCCTATTTTGCATATCCTGACAAGAATTTGCAGACAAGACTACGCAGTTGAAGGTACAAGTTTCACCATTGAAAAAGGAACTCGAATGGTCATTCCCGTCTATAAAATTCATCATGATCCTGAAATCTATCCTGATCCAGAGAAATTTATTCCTGAACGATTCACAAAGGACGCAATCGAGGCTCGTCATTCCTGCGCATGGCTGCCATTTGGTGATGGTCCAAGGGTTTGCATTGGCAAAAGATTTGCAATAATGCAAATTCGAAATCAGCTAATGAGCTTCATTTCTACGTACCGCTTTTGTATTTCACCCAAAATGAAGGAACCacttcaatttgaaaaatttggaTTACATCTGCCAACAAATACTATGTGGCTTACGTTTGAAAGGatataa